The Streptococcus oralis DNA window TTGAAAGAAAAGCAATTTTGGAATCGTATTTTAGAATTTGCTCAAGAAAGATTGACACGATCTATGTATGATTTCTATGCTACACCTGCTGAACTCATCAAAGTAGAAGAAAATACAGCTACTATATTTCTACCGAGATCAGAGATGGAAATGGTGTGGGAAAAGCAATTAAAAGATATTATCATTGCTGCTGGTTTTGAAATTTATGATTCTGAAATCAAACCTCACTATATTTTCACTAAACCTCAGAGTACAGAATCTCCTCAGGTAAATGATACGAATAGTGTCTCTACTTACGATTACACACCTGCACTACCAACGATTCCCTATTCTGAAACAGGATTAAAAGAAAAATATACCTTTGATAACTTTATTCAAGGTGATGGGAATGTTTGGGCGGTATCTGCTGCACTAGCTGTATCTGAAGATTTAGCTCTGACCTATAATCCTCTTTTCATCTATGGAGGACCTGGCCTTGGAAAGACTCACTTACTCAATGCGATTGGAAATGAGATTTTAAAAAATATTCCTGATGCGCGTGTCAAGTACATTCCTGCCGAAAGCTTTATCAATGACTTTCTTGAACACTTGCGACTTGGGGAAATGGAAAAGTTCAAAAAGACCTACCGTAGCCTTGATCTCTTGTTGATCGATGATATCCAATCTCTCAGTGGCAAAAAAGTCGCGACCCAGGAAGAATTTTTCAATACCTTCAATGCTCTTCATGATAAACAGAAACAGATTGTCCTAACCAGTGATCGAAGTCCTAAACACCTAGAAGGCCTTGAGGAAAGACTTGTTACGCGCTTTAGTTGGGGATTGACGCAAAATATCACCCCTCCTGACTTTGAAACACGTATCGCCATTCTTCAAAGTAAAACAGAGCACTTGGATTACCATTTCCAAAGTGATACTCTGGAATACTTGGCTGGCCAATTTGATTCAAATGTTCGAGAATTGGAAGGAGCAATCAACGATATCACCTTAATTGCCAGAGTGAAGAAGATTAAGGATATTACTATTGATATTGCTGCGGAAGCTATTAGAGCACGTAAGCAAGACGCCCGCCAGATACTTGTTATTCCAATTGAGAAAATCCAAACTGAAGTTGGTAATTTTTATGGAGTGAGTGTCAAAGAAATGAAGGGGACGAGACGAGTTCAAAACATCGTTTTAGCGCGTCAAGTTGCTATGTATCTAGCTAGAGAACTGACAGATAACAGTCTTCCGAAAATCGGAAAAGAATTTGGTGGAAAGGATCACACCACCGTGATTCATGCCCATGCTAAAATCAAATCATTGATTGACGAAGACGATAATTTACGTTTAGAAATGGAAGCAATCAAAAAGAAAATTAAGTAGCTTGTGGATAAGTTTTCCTTTCTTATCTTTTTTATCCACATTTTTTAAACAAGCTTAGAAGCTTAAGTTTACTAAATAGCACTCAGTTTTCCACAGAATTCACACACTCTATTATTACTATTAACTTTCTAATACTAAAAATAAATAAAGGAGAATCCATGATTCATTTTTCAATCAATAAAAATTTATTTCTACAAGCCTTAAATACTACAAAACGAGCAATAAGCTCTAAAAATGCTATTCCAATTTTATCAACAATCAAAATTGACGTTACCAATGAAGGAATTACTTTAATTGGATCAAACGGTCAAATTTCTATTGAAAATTTCATTTCTCAAAAGAATGAAGACGCTGGTCTTTTGATCACTTCTTTGGGTTCAATTCTTCTTGAAGCTTCTTTCTTTATCAATGTTGTATCCAGTCTTCCAGATGTAACGCTAGATTTCAAAGAGATTGAACAAAAACAAATTGTCTTAACAAGTGGTAAATCAGAAATTACTCTAAAAGGAAAAGATAGCGAACAATATCCTCGTATTCAAGAAATTTCAGCAAGTACTCCTTTGGTTCTTGAAACCAAACTACTCAAGAAAATTATCAATGAAACAGCTTTTGCTGCAAGTACACAAGAAAGTCGTCCAATCTTAACAGGTGTCCACTTCGTATTGAGCCAACACAAAGAACTAAAAACAGTTGCGACAGACTCACACCGTCTTAGCCAGAAGAAATTGACTCTTGAAAAAAATGGTGATGATTTCGATGTAGTAATTCCTAGTCGTTCTCTACGCGAATTTTCAGCGGTATTTACAGATGATATTGAAACTGTAGAGATTTTCTTTGCAAATAATCAAATCCTCTTTAGAAGCGAAAATATTAGCTTCTACACTCGTCTCCTAGAAGGTAATTATCCTGATACAGATCGCTTGATTCCAACAGACTTTAACACTACAATTACTTTTGATGTGGTTAATTTACGTCAATCTATGGAGCGTGCACGTCTCTTATCAAGTGCGACTCAAAATGGTACTGTGAAACTTGAAATTAAAGGTGGAGTTGTTAGCGCCCATGTTCACTCTCCAGAAGTTGGTAAAGTAAACGAAGAAATCGATACGGAGCATGTGACTGGTGATGATTTGACTATTAGTTTTAACCCAACTTACTTGATTGATTCCCTCAAGGCTTTAAATAGCGAGAAGGTGACCATTAGCTTTATCTCAGCAGTTCGTCCATTTACTCTTGTGCCAGCAGATACTGACGAAGATTTCATGCAGCTTATCACACCAGTTCGTACAAACTAAGAGAAAGAGGTTGGGCCTGGCTCGCCTCTTTTATGATATAATCAAAAAAGAAAAGGAGAGTAGTATGTATCAAGTTGGAAATTTTGTTGAGATGAAAAAAACACATGCTTGTATAATTAAGTCAACAGGAAAAAAAGCTAATCGTTGGGAAATTACACGTGTAGGGGCAGATATCAAAATAAAGTGTAGCAATTGTGACCACCTTGTTATGATGAGTCGTTATGATTTTGAACGAAAAATGAATAAGATTATTGACTAAGAACCCTTAGTTAGAGGGTTAGCAAGTTTTTCCTTTTTGTGTTATAATGTTAGGGATTGAAATGAGAACGGAGAATGAGAAACTATGGCTTTAACAGCAGGCATCGTTGGTTTGCCAAACGTTGGTAAATCAACCCTTTTTAATGCAATTACAAAAGCAGGAGCAGAGGCGGCAAACTACCCATTTGCGACTATTGATCCAAACGTTGGGATGGTGGAAGTTCCAGATGAACGCCTACAAAAACTAACAGAAATGATTACACCTAAAAAGACAGTCCCAACAACCTTTGAATTTACAGATATTGCAGGGATTGTAAAAGGAGCATCAAAAGGAGAAGGTCTAGGGAATAAATTCTTGGCCAATATCCGTGAAGTAGACGCGATTGTTCACGTAGTTCGTGCTTTTGATGATGAAAATGTGATGCGCGAGCAAGGACGTGAAGACGCCTTTGTGGATCCACTTGCAGATATTGATACCATTAACCTAGAGTTGATTCTTGCTGACTTAGAATCAGTTAATAAACGCTATGCGCGTGTAGAAAAGATGGCACGTACGCAAAAAGATAAAGAATCAGTAGCAGAATTTAATGTTCTTCAAAAGATTAAACCAGTCCTTGAAGATGGAAAATCAGCACGTACTATTGAATTTACAGATGAAGAACAAAAGGTTGTCAAAGGTCTCTTCCTTTTGACCACTAAACCAGTTCTTTATGTTGCTAATGTGGATGAGTATGTAGTTTCAGATCCAGATTCTATCGAATATGTGAAGCAAATTCGTGAATTTGCAGCGACAGAAAATGCTGAAGTAGTCGTTATTTCCGCGCGTGCTGAGGAAGAAATTTCTGAGTTAGACGATGAGGATAAGCAAGAGTTTCTTGAAGCACTTGGGTTGACAGAATCAGGCGTTGACAAGTTGACTCGTGCAGCCTATCACTTGCTTGGGCTTGGAACTTACTTCACAGCTGGTGAAAAAGAAGTCCGTGCTTGGACCTTTAAGCGAGGGATGAAAGCTCCTCAAGCAGCTGGTATTATCCACTCAGACTTTGAAAAAGGGTTTATTCGTGCAGTAACAATGTCATATGAGGATCTAGTGAAATATGGATCTGAAAAGGCTGTAAAAGAAGCTGGGCGTTTGCGTGAAGAAGGAAAAGAATATATCGTTCAAGATGGCGATATCATGGAATTCCGCTTTAACGTTTAATAATATTTAATAAATAGTGTCAATTAGGTTGGAAAAAAATTCCAACCCTTTTGGCTTTTGAAAGGAAAAATAAATGACAAAATTACTTGTTGGATTAGGAAATCCAGGGGATAAATATTTTGAAACCAAGCACAATGTTGGCTTTATGTTGATTGACCAACTAGCTAAAAAACAAAATGTCACCTTTACACACGACAAGATATTTCAAGCTGACCTAGCATCATTTTTTTTTAATGGAGAAAAAATCTATCTTGTTAAACCAACGACTTTCATGAATGAAAGTGGGAAAGCAGTTCATGCTTTATTGACTTATTATGGTTTGGATATTAAAGATTTACTCGTTATTTACGACGATCTGGACATGGAAGTTGGGAAAATTCGTTTAAGAGCAAAGGGTTCAGCAGGTGGTCATAATGGTATCAAGTCTATTATTCAGCATATAGGTACTCAGGTCTTTAATCGTGTTAAAATAGGTATCGGAAGGCCTAAAAAAGGTATGTCAGTGGTTCACCATGTTTTAAGTAAGTTTGATCAGGATGACTATCTAGGTGTTTTACAGTCAATTGACAAGGTTGACGATGCTGTAAACTACTATTTACAAGAGAAAAACTTTGAGAAAACAATGCAGAGGTATAATGGATAAATGGTGACTTTATTAGATTTATTCTCAGAAAATACTCAGATAGAAAAATGGCATCAAAATCTGATAGATAAGAAAAGACAACTAATACTTGGTTTATCAACGTCTACTAAGGCTCTTGCAATTGCAAGCAGCCTAGAAAAAGAAAATAAGATTGTGTTACTGACCTCGACTTATGGAGAAGCAGAACGAATTATCAGTGATCTTCTTTCTCTCTTAGGAGAGGAATTTGTCTATCCATTTTTAGTAGATGACTCTCCTATGATAGAGTTTTTGATGTCTTCGCAAGAAAAAATCATTTCGCGGGTTGAAGCCTTGCGTTTTTTGAATGATCCATCTAAGAAAGGGGTTTTAGTTTGTAATATCGCAGCGAGTCGATTGATTCTACCCTCTCCGACTAGATTTAAAGAAAGTATTATAAAAATTGCAGTTGGCGAAGAATATGACCAACACGAGCTACTTCACCAGTTAAAGGAAATTGGATATCGAAAAGTTACTCAAGTACAGACCCAAGGTGAGTTTAGTATTCGAGGAGATATTTTAGATATTTTTGAGATGTCTCAGTTAGAACCTTTCCGAATCGAGTTTTTTGGAGATGAAGTAGATGGTATTCGTACTTTTGAAGTCGAAACACAATTATCGAAAGAAAATCAGACAAACCTCACTATCTTTCCAGCTAGCGACATACTTTTGAGAGAAAAGGATTATCAACGAGGTCAGTCAGCTTTAGAGAAGCAAATTTCGAAGACTCTATCACCAATTTTGAAATCCTATCTAGAAGAAATTTTGTCAAGTTTTCATCAAAAACAAGTACATTCAGATAGTCGAAAGTTTTTGTCCTTATGTTACGATAAAACATGGACTGTCTTTGATTATATTGAAAAAGATACACCAGTATTCTTTGATGACTATCAAAAATTGATGAATCAGTATGAAGCTTTTGAAAGAGAATTAGCGCAATACTTTACAGAAGATTTACAGAATGGTAAATCATTTTCTGAGATGAAGTATTTTGCAGATACTGAGCAAACCTATAAAAAACAAAGTCCAGTTACCTTTTTCTCTAATCTGCAAAAGGGCTTAGGAAATCTCAAGTTTGATCACATTTATCAATTTAATCAATACCCCATGCAAGAATTCTTCAATCAGTTTTCTTTTCTTAAAGAAGAAATTGAGCGATATAAAAAAATGGACTACACTATTATCTTGCAGTCTAGCAATTCAATGGGAAGTAAGACGTTGGAGGATGTTTTAGAGGAATATCAGATCAAATTGGATTCCAGAGATAAGTCAAGTATCTGTAAAGAATCTGTAAACTTGATTGAGGGTAATCTAAGACATGGTTTTCATTTTGTAGATGAAAAAATTCTCTTGATTACTGAACATGAGATTTTTCAAAAGAAATTGAAACGTCGTTTTCGAAGACAACATGTTTCAAACGCAGAGAGATTAAAAGATTACAATGAACTTGAAAAAGGGGACTACGTTGTTCACCATATCCATGGAATTGGTCAATATCTAGGAATTGAAACAATTGAAATCAAAGGGATTCACCGTGATTATGTCAGTGTTCAATATCAAAATGGTGACCAAATCTCTATCCCAGTAGAGCAGATTCAGTTACTGTCTAAATATGTTTCAAGTGATGGGAAACCTCCAAAACTCAATAAATTAAATGACGGTCATTTCAAAAAGGCCAAGCAAAAAGTTAAGAACCAGGTAGAGGATATAGCTGACGATTTAATAAAACTCTATTCTGAACGCAGTCAATTGAAAGGCTTTGCTTTCTCAGCTGATGATGATGATCAACATGCTTTTGATGATGCTTTCCCTTATGTTGAAACGGATGATCAACTTCGTAGTATTGAGGAAATCAAGAGAGATATGCAGGATTCTCATCCCATGGATCGACTTTTAGTTGGGGATGTTGGTTTTGGAAAGACTGAAGTTGCAATGCGTGCAGCATTTAAGGCTGTCAATGATCACAAACAGGTTGTTGTTCTAGTTCCGACGACGGTGTTAGCACAACAACACTATACGAATTTTAAGGAAAGATTCCAAAATTTTGCTGTTAATATTGATGTGTTGAGTCGCTTTAGAAGTAAAAAAGAGCAGGCAGAGACACTTGAAAAATTAAAGAATGGTCAAGTTGATATTTTGATTGGAACGCATCGTGTTTTGTCAAAAGATGTTGTATTTTCTGATTTGGGCTTGATGATTATTGATGAGGAACAACGATTCGGTGTTAAGCATAAGGAAACTTTGAAAGAACTGAAAAAACAAGTAGATGTTCTAACCTTGACAGCAACGCCGATTCCTCGTACTCTTCATATGTCTATGCTAGGAATCAGAGATTTGTCTGTCATTGAAACTCCTCCAACCAATCGCTATCCTGTTCAAACCTATGTTTTGGAAAAGAATGATAGTGTGATTCGTGATGCTGTCTTGCGTGAAATGGAACGTGGAGGTCAAGTTTACTATCTTTACAACAAAGTTGACACTATTGATCGGAAGGTTTCAGAATTACAAGAGTTGATTCCAGAAGCTTCGATTGGGTATGTTCATGGACAAATGAGTGAAATTCAGTTGGAAAATACTTTATTGGACTTTATTGAAGGTCAGTATGATATTTTGGTGACAACTACTATTATTGAGACAGGAGTGGATATTCCAAACGCCAATACCTTATTTATTGAAAATGCAGACCACATGGGCTTGTCAACCTTGTATCAATTAAGAGGAAGAGTTGGTCGTAGCAATCGCATCGCTTATGCCTATCTCATGTATCGTCCAGAAAAATCAATCAGTGAAGTTTCTGAGAAGAGATTAGAAGCTATTAAGGGATTTACAGAATTAGGCTCAGGATTTAAGATTGCGATGCGAGATCTTTCGATTCGCGGAGCAGGAAATCTCCTAGGAAAGTCCCAGTCTGGTTTCATTGATTCTGTTGGTTTTGAATTGTATTCGCAGTTACTAGAGGAAGCTATTGCTAAACGGAACGGCAATGGGAATAAAAGAAGCAAAGGAAATGCTGAGTTGATTTTACAAATCGACGCCTATCTTCCTGACACTTATATTTCTGACCAACGACATAAGATTGAAATTTACAAGAAAATTCGTCAAATTGGCAATCGTGTCAACTATGAAGAACTACAAGAAGAATTGATGGATCGCTTTGGAGAATACCCAGATGTAGTAGTCTACCTTTTAGAGATTGGTTTGGTTAAGTCATATTTGGACAAGGTCTTTGTAGAACGTGTGGAAAGAAAAGATAACAAGATTACAGTTCAATTTGAAAAAGTCACTCAACGACTATTCTTGGCTCAAGATTATTTTAAAGCTTTATCCGCAACGAACTTAAAAGCAGCCATAGCTGAGAATAAGGGATTAATGGAAGTTGTATTCGATGTCCGAAACAAGAAGGATTATGAAATTTTAGAAGGTTTGCTGATTTTTGGAGAAAGTTTATTAGAGATAAAAGAATCAAAGGAAGCAAATCCCATTTAACATTTTTCTTCTATAAAAAGGATAAAAATGGTACAATAATAATTTGAGGTAATAAAAATGAGATTAGACAAGTATTTAAAAGTATCACGAATTATTAAGCGCCGCACAGTCGCAAAAGAAGTAGCAGATAAAGGTAGAATCAAGGTAAATGGAATTTTGGCCAAAAGTTCAACGGATTTGAAAGTTGATGACCAAGTTGAAATTCGCTTTGGAAATAAGTTGTTGCTTGTTAAAGTACTAGAAATGAAAGATAGTACAAAAAAAGAAGATGCAGCAGGCATGTATGAAATTCTCAGTGAAACACGGGTAGAAGAAAATGTCTAAAAATATTGTACAGATGAATAATTCTTTTATTCAAAATGAACATCAACGTCGTCGTTACCTGATGAAGGAGAGACAAAAACGAAATCGTTTTATGGGTTTGGTCCTTATTTTGATGATCTTGTTGTTTATTTTACCAACTTATAACTTGGCTCAAAGCTATGATCAGTTACTGCAACGCCGTCAGCAATTGACAGAGTTGAAAGAGCAGTACCAAACTCTTAGTGACGAAAAGGATAAGGAATCTGCTTTTGCTGCAAAGTTGAAAGATGAAGACTATGTAGCAAAATATGCACGCGCCAAGTACTATTACTCAAAGAAACGAGAAGCAATTTACACAATTCCTGATTTGCTTCCGAGGTAATGTCATGGAAAATTTATTGGAAGTTGTTGAGCAATTTTTAAGTTTATCAGATGAAAAATTAGAGGAATTGGCAGCTAAAAACCATTTATTACGATTACAAGAAGAAAGGGAAGAGAAGAATGCGTAAGTTCTTAGTAGTTTTATTGCTACCTGCTTTTATCATAACCTCAAGAGTAGTTAGCACAGAAAAACAGCTTTCTTACTCTTCGCAAGAAATTTATTATCTAACCGAGTCTGATTATGGATTCTACTATAAAGAAACTCTGGAATCCCCAATGGTATATGGAGAAACAGCCGTCTATGCTAATGAGGATCTTGTTAAGGAGTCTGGTAAATTGATTCCTGGAACCACCTTTAAAATCGTAGAATGGCGTTTGAATAGACAAGGTGCTCCTGTTTTTAAATTAGATAATCACCAGTTTATTCTTGCAGATAAGCGTTTGGTCTATGATCAAAGTCAAGTTCAAACTCAAAATAGACAAGTATGGTTGGAGTCAGGGTTTGTTATCTATAACAGCCCTTATGACACTAAAGAAATTTCTTCATTCCTCTCTCCCTATCAACGCGTAACAGTGGATAGAACCCTCTTTGCTGAGGGACAAGAATTTCTTCATATTGATCAAGTTGGGTGGGTATCAAAAGAGTTCGTCTCGGAAGAAGACAATCGCATCCAGAAGGTTCAAGAAGTTTTATCAAACAACTATCAGAACGAAAATTATTCTATTTATGTTAAACAACTGAGTACAGGTAAAGAGGCTGGGGTGAATGAAGACAGCAAATTTTATGCAGCTAGCATCTTGAAACTAGCCTATCTTTATTATGCTCAAGATAAGATAAATCAAGGAGAGTATACGTTAGACAGTAGCTTCAAGTATGTCCCGGAAGTAAATAGTTTCCCTGGGTCCTATAAACCAGAAGGTAGTGGTAGCTTACCTAAAAAAGAAGATAACAAAGAATACAGTCTTCAACAGTTAATTACCAAGGTAACAAAAGAGTCTGATAATGTTGCTCATAATATTTTAGGTTATTACGTGACCAATCAATCTGACGGGGCTTTCAAAGAAAAAATGTCCACCATTATGGGCGAAGATTGGGATGTGAATGATAAACTAACTTCTTCAAAAATGGCTGGAAAAGTCATGGAAGCTATTTATAATCAGAATGGTTTTGTCTTAGAGTCTCTAGGTAAGACTGATTTTGACAACCAACGAATCGCAAAAGGTGTTTCGGTTAAGGTAGCTCATAAAATCGGAGATGCGGATGAGTTTAAACATGACACTGCGATTGTTTATACGGATTCTCCTTTTGTTCTTTCCATTTTCACCAAAAATTCTGATTATGACACTATTGCTAAGATAGCCAAGGACGTCTATGAGGTTCTAAAATGAGGGAGCAGGATTTTTTAAATCATTTTCTCCAAAAAGAGTATTTCAAAAAATATTCTAAAGTCGTATTGGCTCTGTCTGGTGGACTGGATTCGATGTTTTTATTTCATCTATTGTCTACTTATCAAGAAGAGTTGGAAATTGAGCTGATTTTAGCTCATGTCAATCACAAGCAGAGAAGTGAGTCTGACTGGGAGGAAAATGAACTAAGGAAGTTAGCTGATGCAGCTGGACTTCCTATTTATATCACAAGCTTTTCAGGAGACTTTTCAGAAGCGCGTGCTCGAGAGTTTCGTTATGATTTTTTTAGGAAAATCATGAAAGAGGTTGGAGCGACTGCCTTGGTCACTGCCCACCATGCAGATGATCAGGTTGAAACGATTTTGATGCGCTTGATTCGAGGAAGTCGACTACGCCATTTAACAGGAATAAAAGAAATTCAAGTAGTTGATGATATTGAAATCATCCGACCCTTGTTGCATTTTCATAAAACAGACTTCCCACCAATTTTTCATTTCGAAGATCAAACAAATCAGGAAAATACCTATTTTCGCAATCGCATTCGGAATAGGTATTTACCAGAACTTGAAAAAGAAAATCCTCGTCTTAAATCCGCCCTTTTAGATTTTGGAATGGAAGTTTCAGATTACCAAGCAACAATAATGGAACTTTCTGAACAGATTGATGTGGAAGATTTGAATGAGCTTTTCTCATATTCCCAACAAACTCAAGGGGTCTTGCTTCAGAACTATCTTAATCAATTTCCAGACTTAAATCTGACAAAGGCTCAGTTTGCTGAAGTTCGACAGATTTTAGCAACGAAAAGTCAGTATTGTCATTCTCTTAAAAATGGCTACGAATTGATAAAAGAGTATCAACGGTTTCAAATTTGTAAAATCAGTCCTCAGGCCGATGAAAAGGAAGATGAACTTGTGTTACACTATCAAAATCAAGTTCGATATATGGGCTATTTATTTTCCTTTGGCATTCCTATTGAAGGGGATTTTGTTCAAAAAGTAACGGTTTCACGGGAAACATCTGTACATATTAGATGTCGAAAACCTGGCGATGTTATTACCCTGAATGGTCATCGAAAGAAACTGAGACGTTTATTTATAGATTTGAAAATCCCTATTGAAAAACGAAAAACAACCCCTATTATTGAGCAATTTGGAGAAATTGTCTCAATTTCAGGAATTGCGACCAGTGATTTGAGTAAAAACACGAAAAATGATATAATGAACACTGTGATTTATATAGAAAAAATAGATAGGTAAAAAGATGTTAGAACACGATATTAAAAAAATCCTCGTTTCACATGATGAAATTACAGAAGCAGCTAAAAAGCTAGGTGCGCAACTAACAAAAGAATATGAGGGGAAAAATCCAATTCTTATTGGAATTTTGAAAGGATCGATTCCTTTTATGGCTGAATTGGTTAAGCATATTGATACGCATATCGAGATGGACTTCATGATGGTATCTAGCTACCATGGTGGAACTGCAAGTAGTGGTGTGATCAATATCAAGCAAGACGTGACTCAAGATATCAAAGGAAGACATGTTCTATTTGTAGAAGATATCATCGATACTGGTCAAACCTTGAAGAATTTGAGAGATATGTTTATTGCAAGAGAAGCAGCTTCTGTTAAAATTGCGACTTTGTTGGACAAACCAGAGGGACGCGTTGTTGAAATTGAGGCAGATTATACTTGCTTTACTATTCCAAATGAGTTTGTAGTAGGTTATGGTTTGGACTATAAAGAAAATTATCGTAACCTTCCTTATGTCGGAGTATTGAAAGAAGAAGTTTATTCAAATTAGAAAGATTTATCTTTAATGAAAAAACAAAATAATGGTTTAGTTAGAAATCCATTTCTATACTTGTTAATTATCTTCTTCCTAGTGACAGGATTCCAGTATTTTTACTCTGGAAATACTGCTGGACGAAGTGAAAAAATTAACTATACAGAATTGGTAAAAGAAATTACAGCAGACAATGTAAAAGAATTAACCTATCAGCCAAATGGCAGCATCATTGAAGTGTCTGGTGTTTATAAAAATCCTAAGACTAGTAAAGAAGAAACAGGAATTCAATTTTTCACTCCTACAGCTACAACAGTAGAAAGATTCTCAAGTACTATTCTTCCGTCTGATTCAACAGTGTCAGAATTGCAAAAACTTGCTTCTGAACATCAGGCAGAAGTAACAGTCAAACATGAGAGTTCAAGCGGTATGTGGATCAATATCCTTGTGTCTGTTGTCCCATTTGCTATTCTCTTCTTCTTCCTATTCTCTATGATGGGAAATATGGGAGGAAATAGTGGCCGAAATCCAATGAGTTTTGGACGTAGCAAGGCCAAAGCTGCTAACAAAGAAGATATCAAGGTACGATTCTCAGATGTTGCAGGTGCCGAGGAAGAAAAACAAGAATTAGTAGAAGTTGTTGAATTCCTAAAAGATCCAAAACGATTTACAAAACTTGGTGCGCGTATTCCTGCAGGTGTTCTTTTGGAGGGACCTCCGGGAACAGGTAAGACATTACTTGCTAAGGCAGTTGCTGGGGAAGCAGGTGTTCCATTCTTTAGTATCTCAGGTTCTGACTTTGTAGAAATGTTTGTCGGAGTTGGTGCAAGCCGCGTTCGTTCTCTTTTTGAGGATGCAAAAAAAGCAGCGCCAGCCATCATCTTTATCGATGAAATTGATGCCGTTGGTCGCCAACGTGGTGTCGGTCTTGGTGGAGGTAATGATGAACGTGAACAAACCTTGAACCAACTCTTGATTGAGATGGATGGTTTTGAGGGAAATGAAGGAATCATCGTTATCGCTGCGACGAACCGTTCAGATGTTCTAGATCCAGCTCTTCTCCGTCCAGGACGTTTTGATAGAAAAGTCTTAGTTGGTCGCCCTGATGTTAAAGGTCGTGAAGCAATCTTGAAAGTTCATGCTAAAAATAAACCTCTGGCAGACGATGTTGATTTGAAACTAGTTGCCCAA harbors:
- the mfd gene encoding transcription-repair coupling factor, which encodes MVTLLDLFSENTQIEKWHQNLIDKKRQLILGLSTSTKALAIASSLEKENKIVLLTSTYGEAERIISDLLSLLGEEFVYPFLVDDSPMIEFLMSSQEKIISRVEALRFLNDPSKKGVLVCNIAASRLILPSPTRFKESIIKIAVGEEYDQHELLHQLKEIGYRKVTQVQTQGEFSIRGDILDIFEMSQLEPFRIEFFGDEVDGIRTFEVETQLSKENQTNLTIFPASDILLREKDYQRGQSALEKQISKTLSPILKSYLEEILSSFHQKQVHSDSRKFLSLCYDKTWTVFDYIEKDTPVFFDDYQKLMNQYEAFERELAQYFTEDLQNGKSFSEMKYFADTEQTYKKQSPVTFFSNLQKGLGNLKFDHIYQFNQYPMQEFFNQFSFLKEEIERYKKMDYTIILQSSNSMGSKTLEDVLEEYQIKLDSRDKSSICKESVNLIEGNLRHGFHFVDEKILLITEHEIFQKKLKRRFRRQHVSNAERLKDYNELEKGDYVVHHIHGIGQYLGIETIEIKGIHRDYVSVQYQNGDQISIPVEQIQLLSKYVSSDGKPPKLNKLNDGHFKKAKQKVKNQVEDIADDLIKLYSERSQLKGFAFSADDDDQHAFDDAFPYVETDDQLRSIEEIKRDMQDSHPMDRLLVGDVGFGKTEVAMRAAFKAVNDHKQVVVLVPTTVLAQQHYTNFKERFQNFAVNIDVLSRFRSKKEQAETLEKLKNGQVDILIGTHRVLSKDVVFSDLGLMIIDEEQRFGVKHKETLKELKKQVDVLTLTATPIPRTLHMSMLGIRDLSVIETPPTNRYPVQTYVLEKNDSVIRDAVLREMERGGQVYYLYNKVDTIDRKVSELQELIPEASIGYVHGQMSEIQLENTLLDFIEGQYDILVTTTIIETGVDIPNANTLFIENADHMGLSTLYQLRGRVGRSNRIAYAYLMYRPEKSISEVSEKRLEAIKGFTELGSGFKIAMRDLSIRGAGNLLGKSQSGFIDSVGFELYSQLLEEAIAKRNGNGNKRSKGNAELILQIDAYLPDTYISDQRHKIEIYKKIRQIGNRVNYEELQEELMDRFGEYPDVVVYLLEIGLVKSYLDKVFVERVERKDNKITVQFEKVTQRLFLAQDYFKALSATNLKAAIAENKGLMEVVFDVRNKKDYEILEGLLIFGESLLEIKESKEANPI
- a CDS encoding RNA-binding S4 domain-containing protein; amino-acid sequence: MRLDKYLKVSRIIKRRTVAKEVADKGRIKVNGILAKSSTDLKVDDQVEIRFGNKLLLVKVLEMKDSTKKEDAAGMYEILSETRVEENV
- a CDS encoding septum formation initiator family protein, encoding MSKNIVQMNNSFIQNEHQRRRYLMKERQKRNRFMGLVLILMILLFILPTYNLAQSYDQLLQRRQQLTELKEQYQTLSDEKDKESAFAAKLKDEDYVAKYARAKYYYSKKREAIYTIPDLLPR
- a CDS encoding serine hydrolase, with the translated sequence MRKFLVVLLLPAFIITSRVVSTEKQLSYSSQEIYYLTESDYGFYYKETLESPMVYGETAVYANEDLVKESGKLIPGTTFKIVEWRLNRQGAPVFKLDNHQFILADKRLVYDQSQVQTQNRQVWLESGFVIYNSPYDTKEISSFLSPYQRVTVDRTLFAEGQEFLHIDQVGWVSKEFVSEEDNRIQKVQEVLSNNYQNENYSIYVKQLSTGKEAGVNEDSKFYAASILKLAYLYYAQDKINQGEYTLDSSFKYVPEVNSFPGSYKPEGSGSLPKKEDNKEYSLQQLITKVTKESDNVAHNILGYYVTNQSDGAFKEKMSTIMGEDWDVNDKLTSSKMAGKVMEAIYNQNGFVLESLGKTDFDNQRIAKGVSVKVAHKIGDADEFKHDTAIVYTDSPFVLSIFTKNSDYDTIAKIAKDVYEVLK
- the tilS gene encoding tRNA lysidine(34) synthetase TilS, encoding MREQDFLNHFLQKEYFKKYSKVVLALSGGLDSMFLFHLLSTYQEELEIELILAHVNHKQRSESDWEENELRKLADAAGLPIYITSFSGDFSEARAREFRYDFFRKIMKEVGATALVTAHHADDQVETILMRLIRGSRLRHLTGIKEIQVVDDIEIIRPLLHFHKTDFPPIFHFEDQTNQENTYFRNRIRNRYLPELEKENPRLKSALLDFGMEVSDYQATIMELSEQIDVEDLNELFSYSQQTQGVLLQNYLNQFPDLNLTKAQFAEVRQILATKSQYCHSLKNGYELIKEYQRFQICKISPQADEKEDELVLHYQNQVRYMGYLFSFGIPIEGDFVQKVTVSRETSVHIRCRKPGDVITLNGHRKKLRRLFIDLKIPIEKRKTTPIIEQFGEIVSISGIATSDLSKNTKNDIMNTVIYIEKIDR
- a CDS encoding SP_0009 family protein: MENLLEVVEQFLSLSDEKLEELAAKNHLLRLQEEREEKNA